One part of the Sphingopyxis sp. TUF1 genome encodes these proteins:
- the xth gene encoding exodeoxyribonuclease III, whose product MKIATFNINGIKARLPRLVEWLEETQPDVACLQELKSSDETMPTREIEAAGYGFLYHGQKGFNGVAILAKGTQPVEVQRGLAGEDEDEQSRYLEADVHGIRVASIYLPNGNPQPGPKFDYKLRWMARLRERAKALLAAEIPTVLAGDYNVIPHDDDVWDPRAMATDALMQPESRDAYFRLLGDGWTDALRSRHPAGHVWTYWDYQAGAWQRDHGFRIDHLLLSPALADRLIDAGVDKDHRGREKASDHAPTWAALL is encoded by the coding sequence CTGAAAATCGCGACCTTCAATATCAATGGGATCAAGGCCCGGCTGCCGCGCCTGGTCGAATGGCTCGAAGAAACGCAGCCCGACGTCGCCTGCCTGCAGGAACTGAAATCGAGCGACGAGACGATGCCGACCAGGGAGATTGAGGCGGCGGGTTACGGCTTCCTCTATCACGGCCAGAAAGGCTTCAACGGCGTAGCTATCCTCGCCAAGGGCACGCAGCCGGTTGAGGTGCAGCGCGGGCTGGCGGGCGAGGATGAGGACGAGCAGTCGCGTTATCTGGAGGCCGACGTTCACGGCATCCGCGTCGCGTCGATCTACCTGCCCAACGGCAATCCGCAGCCGGGGCCCAAGTTTGATTACAAGCTGCGCTGGATGGCGCGGCTGCGCGAACGCGCGAAGGCCTTGCTCGCTGCCGAAATCCCGACAGTCCTTGCCGGCGACTATAACGTCATCCCGCACGACGACGACGTCTGGGACCCACGTGCGATGGCGACCGACGCGCTGATGCAGCCCGAATCGCGCGACGCCTATTTTCGCCTGCTCGGCGACGGCTGGACCGACGCGCTGCGCAGCCGTCACCCGGCTGGGCATGTCTGGACCTATTGGGATTATCAGGCAGGGGCCTGGCAACGCGACCACGGCTTCCGCATCGACCATCTGCTGCTCAGCCCCGCACTCGCCGACCGGCTGATCGATGCCGGCGTCGACAAGGATCATCGCGGCCGCGAAAAGGCGAGCGATCACGCGCCGACCTGGGCGGCACTGTTGTGA
- a CDS encoding N-acetyltransferase yields MSAHDEGPVTIHPVRNKNDLREFVELAYRLNRGDPAWVPPLKGEVYGLLTPGKNPWFEHGKAQYFLALRSGRTVGRISAHIDELALAQPADQGMGPGTGNWGLIEAEDEASAAALIAAAEDWLRGQGMTRALGPLSISIWDEPGLLIEGFETPPTIMLGHNSPLYRAWIEGAGYNPVKQLKNFIVDIVDGFPPLVNRIVAAGEKNERIRIRRVDKRKFDAEARLIMGILNDAWSDNWGFVPLTDSEIAFVGKKLKDIVFEDLIRVAELDGEPVAFMIVLPDINQLLIDMDGSLLPFNWARLLWWLRRPKSRRLRVPLMGVVKKLQNSRMASTLAFMMIELIRRDAVRDYAAEQGDIGWVLDDNQGMNAVAAAIDARVNRVYQIYDKPLT; encoded by the coding sequence ATGAGCGCGCACGACGAAGGCCCGGTCACGATCCATCCGGTCAGGAACAAGAACGACCTGCGCGAGTTCGTCGAGCTGGCGTATCGGCTCAACCGCGGCGATCCGGCGTGGGTGCCGCCGCTGAAGGGCGAGGTTTACGGCCTGCTGACCCCCGGCAAGAATCCGTGGTTCGAACATGGCAAGGCGCAATATTTCCTTGCTCTGCGAAGCGGCCGTACGGTGGGGCGCATTTCGGCGCATATCGACGAGCTGGCGCTCGCGCAGCCCGCCGATCAGGGCATGGGGCCGGGCACGGGCAACTGGGGGCTGATTGAAGCCGAGGACGAAGCGAGCGCGGCGGCGCTGATCGCCGCGGCGGAGGACTGGCTGCGCGGACAAGGCATGACGCGCGCGCTCGGCCCCCTCTCAATTTCAATCTGGGATGAACCTGGCCTGCTGATCGAAGGATTCGAAACGCCGCCGACGATCATGCTCGGCCACAACAGCCCGCTCTATCGCGCATGGATCGAGGGGGCGGGATATAATCCCGTCAAGCAGCTCAAGAATTTCATCGTGGATATCGTCGACGGCTTTCCGCCGCTGGTCAACCGCATCGTCGCCGCGGGCGAGAAGAATGAGCGCATCCGCATCCGCCGCGTCGATAAACGGAAGTTCGACGCCGAAGCGCGGCTGATCATGGGCATCTTGAATGATGCCTGGTCGGACAATTGGGGTTTTGTTCCGCTGACCGACAGCGAGATCGCCTTTGTCGGCAAGAAATTGAAGGACATTGTGTTCGAGGATCTCATCCGCGTCGCCGAACTCGACGGCGAGCCGGTGGCGTTCATGATCGTGCTGCCCGACATCAATCAGCTGCTGATCGACATGGACGGATCGCTGCTGCCCTTCAACTGGGCGCGCCTGCTCTGGTGGCTACGCAGGCCCAAGAGCCGCCGCCTGCGCGTGCCGCTGATGGGCGTGGTCAAGAAATTGCAGAACAGCCGCATGGCAAGCACGCTCGCCTTCATGATGATCGAGCTTATCCGCCGCGACGCGGTGCGCGATTACGCCGCCGAACAGGGCGACATCGGCTGGGTCCTCGACGACAATCAGGGAATGAACGCGGTCGCGGCCGCAATCGATGCGCGCGTGAACCGCGTGTATCAGATTTACGACAAGCCGCTAACCTGA
- a CDS encoding fatty acid desaturase family protein → MTTINPSADRVATPFAPLAPKIAKSAIADDMAMLRAASELTRDLVQPSARIYWTDFLASTLIGYAGVAAAIFAPSIAWTLVAAVIAIVALYRAGSFIHELTHIRKNALPGFRFAWNLLVGVPLLIPSFMYEGIHSLHHNRTKYGTVEDPEYLPLALMKPWTVPLFVVAAAFAPIALVFRYAVLTPLSFLIPPLRRIVVERYSGMIINPLFRRKAPDGDFRRMWAWQEGGAWAWSTLLIAAGVFGWVPLRALAIFGAIAAATLVLNQIRTLVAHLWENDGAVLTVTGQFLDSVNVPPPGLLPELWAPVGLRYHALHHLLPGVPYHALAEAHRRLKDALPADSQYHGANYDSLPKLVANLVAGSARGVAA, encoded by the coding sequence ATGACGACGATCAATCCCTCCGCCGATCGGGTCGCGACTCCTTTTGCGCCCTTGGCCCCGAAGATTGCCAAATCCGCAATTGCGGACGACATGGCGATGCTCCGCGCGGCGTCGGAACTGACGCGCGATCTGGTGCAGCCGAGCGCGCGGATTTACTGGACCGACTTTCTCGCGTCGACTCTTATCGGCTATGCGGGCGTCGCTGCGGCGATTTTCGCGCCTTCGATCGCCTGGACGCTGGTGGCCGCAGTCATTGCGATCGTCGCGCTTTACCGCGCGGGAAGCTTCATCCATGAACTCACCCATATCCGCAAGAACGCGCTGCCGGGCTTTCGTTTCGCGTGGAACCTGCTCGTCGGCGTGCCGCTGCTGATCCCCTCCTTCATGTATGAAGGCATCCACAGCCTGCACCACAACCGCACCAAATATGGCACGGTCGAGGACCCCGAATATCTGCCGCTCGCATTGATGAAGCCGTGGACGGTGCCGCTGTTCGTCGTCGCGGCGGCCTTCGCGCCGATCGCGCTCGTCTTTCGCTATGCGGTGCTCACCCCGCTGTCGTTTCTGATCCCGCCGCTGCGCCGGATCGTCGTCGAACGCTATTCGGGGATGATCATCAACCCGCTGTTTCGCCGCAAGGCGCCCGACGGCGACTTCCGCCGCATGTGGGCGTGGCAGGAGGGCGGCGCCTGGGCCTGGTCGACCCTGCTGATCGCCGCGGGCGTCTTCGGCTGGGTGCCGCTGCGCGCGCTCGCCATCTTCGGTGCGATTGCGGCTGCGACCTTGGTGCTCAACCAGATCCGCACGCTCGTGGCGCATCTGTGGGAAAATGACGGCGCGGTGCTGACCGTCACCGGCCAGTTCCTCGACAGCGTCAACGTGCCGCCGCCGGGCCTGCTGCCCGAGCTGTGGGCGCCGGTCGGGCTGCGCTATCATGCGCTTCACCATCTGCTGCCGGGCGTGCCCTATCATGCGCTCGCCGAAGCGCATCGCCGCCTGAAGGACGCGCTGCCCGCCGATTCGCAATATCATGGCGCGAATTACGACAGCCTGCCGAAGCTGGTGGCGAATCTGGTGGCGGGTTCGGCGCGTGGGGTTGCTGCCTGA
- the lptF gene encoding LPS export ABC transporter permease LptF, giving the protein MNKLPAIDRYIARLIFFPMVGTLVLSAMLLVLEKMLRLFDFVATEGGPVSVVWRMLANLIPEYLSLGIPIGLMLGILLAFRRLATSSELDVLKGVGMSFGRLMRVPFAYAVGLAALNLAIVGFIQPYARYAYEGLQFELRSGALGASIKVGEFTKLGDRMTLRIEESYDEGRSLRGIFVRGEQRDGQRVSATASRGQFLATDDPNTIILRLSQGVLIHESPKFSVPRVLTFDNHDLPIPLPKIEAFRLRGGADREMTIPELFVAGKDSNQPEQTRLESRANFHFRIVEVMSMFLIPLIAVALAVPPKRSTSSLGVFLSIVLLVTQHKINQYAEDLGARGAVDPLIALWVPFLLFAALAIWMYYTIAHVPGGQPIGALERVAAKGAARVRGLVRLFQRQQRPG; this is encoded by the coding sequence TTGAATAAGCTTCCTGCCATCGACCGCTACATCGCGCGGCTCATCTTTTTCCCCATGGTCGGCACGCTCGTGCTGTCGGCGATGCTGCTCGTGCTCGAAAAAATGCTGCGCCTGTTCGACTTCGTCGCGACCGAGGGCGGGCCGGTCAGCGTCGTGTGGCGGATGCTCGCGAACCTGATCCCCGAATATCTCTCGCTCGGCATTCCGATCGGGTTGATGCTGGGGATTCTCCTTGCTTTCCGGCGGCTTGCGACGTCTAGCGAGCTCGACGTGCTGAAAGGCGTCGGCATGAGTTTCGGGCGGCTGATGCGCGTCCCGTTCGCCTATGCCGTCGGCCTGGCGGCACTGAACCTTGCGATCGTCGGCTTTATCCAGCCCTATGCCCGCTATGCCTATGAAGGGTTGCAGTTCGAGCTGCGCTCGGGCGCGCTCGGCGCGTCGATCAAGGTCGGCGAATTCACCAAGTTGGGCGACCGGATGACGCTGCGCATCGAGGAAAGCTATGACGAGGGCCGCAGTCTGCGCGGCATTTTCGTGCGCGGCGAACAGCGCGACGGCCAGCGCGTGTCGGCGACCGCGTCGCGCGGGCAATTCCTGGCGACCGACGATCCCAACACGATCATCCTTCGCCTGTCGCAGGGCGTGCTGATCCACGAATCGCCCAAATTTTCGGTCCCGCGCGTGCTGACCTTCGACAATCACGACCTGCCGATCCCGCTGCCCAAGATCGAGGCGTTCCGCCTGCGCGGCGGCGCCGACCGCGAAATGACGATCCCCGAACTGTTCGTCGCGGGCAAGGACAGCAATCAGCCCGAACAGACGCGGCTCGAATCGCGGGCCAATTTCCACTTCCGCATCGTCGAGGTGATGTCGATGTTCCTGATCCCGCTGATCGCTGTCGCGCTCGCGGTGCCGCCGAAGCGATCGACGTCGTCGCTCGGCGTCTTCCTGTCGATCGTGCTGCTCGTCACCCAGCACAAGATCAACCAATATGCCGAGGATCTGGGCGCGCGCGGCGCAGTCGATCCGCTGATCGCGCTCTGGGTGCCCTTCCTGTTGTTCGCGGCGCTCGCGATCTGGATGTATTATACGATCGCGCATGTTCCGGGCGGCCAGCCGATCGGTGCGCTCGAGCGCGTCGCGGCGAAGGGTGCGGCGCGGGTCCGCGGCCTCGTCCGCCTGTTTCAGCGCCAGCAAAGGCCGGGCTGA
- a CDS encoding diacylglycerol/lipid kinase family protein has protein sequence MASVALLSNPRSTGNRSQLPRVREFCAAHPDIFHYEVEDVAQIGEAIRTIAMVSPRVVAINGGDGTVQAALTELYSGGHFGGAPPPVAVLPNGKTNLIALDLGAEGDPIKALQRVLDLVQAGELGDHVIERQLIALDSGGDTRPVLGMFLGGAYLADVMLYCRNRIYPLGLPNGISHFLAAILGLFAIVFGIGGGRLPPKPEPMTVSLVRQGEFKGKFSLLIVTTLEKLLLSIRTSDSHGSNGHMKLLATDSNVGALFRMLGATWRGTLGQKQLAGVHFQQGDEIRIEGERSNVILDGEIFQAKNGMPIILTSTQPVPFLRLAA, from the coding sequence ATGGCCAGCGTCGCCCTCCTCTCGAATCCTCGCTCGACGGGCAATCGCTCGCAATTGCCACGGGTTCGCGAGTTTTGCGCGGCGCACCCCGACATCTTCCACTATGAGGTGGAGGATGTCGCGCAGATCGGCGAAGCGATCCGCACGATCGCCATGGTCAGCCCGCGCGTCGTTGCGATCAACGGCGGCGACGGCACGGTGCAGGCGGCGCTGACCGAGCTTTATTCGGGCGGTCATTTCGGCGGCGCGCCGCCGCCGGTCGCGGTGCTGCCCAACGGCAAGACCAATCTGATCGCGCTCGACCTTGGCGCAGAGGGCGACCCGATCAAGGCGCTCCAGCGCGTCCTCGATCTCGTCCAGGCGGGCGAGCTTGGCGATCATGTCATCGAACGCCAGCTCATCGCGCTCGACAGCGGCGGCGATACACGGCCGGTGCTCGGCATGTTCCTCGGCGGCGCCTATCTCGCGGACGTTATGCTTTATTGCCGCAACCGCATCTATCCGCTCGGCCTGCCGAACGGCATTTCGCATTTCCTCGCGGCGATCCTCGGGCTGTTCGCAATCGTCTTCGGCATCGGCGGCGGGCGCTTGCCGCCCAAGCCCGAACCGATGACGGTGTCGCTCGTCCGCCAGGGCGAGTTCAAGGGCAAATTTTCGCTACTCATCGTCACGACGCTCGAAAAACTGCTGCTCAGCATCCGCACGAGCGACAGCCATGGCAGCAACGGCCATATGAAACTGCTCGCGACCGACAGCAATGTCGGCGCGCTGTTCCGGATGCTTGGTGCGACCTGGCGCGGCACGCTGGGGCAAAAGCAACTCGCAGGCGTGCATTTCCAGCAAGGCGATGAAATTCGCATCGAGGGCGAGCGGTCGAACGTCATCCTCGACGGCGAAATCTTTCAGGCCAAGAACGGCATGCCGATCATTCTCACCTCGACGCAGCCGGTTCCCTTCCTGCGCCTCGCTGCCTGA
- a CDS encoding DUF2141 domain-containing protein, which yields MSKFVSGLLAVALMTAGSTAHAMGRVISNDLSNCRSGPSTLVKIDGIKASSGKIRVQSYRGTSADWLEKGRWLSRIEVPARAGSMTICVPLPEAGVYGIAVRHDVNGNGKTDISKDGGGMSNNPSINVFNLGKPSYKKTAFSVGDAPRTISISMKYM from the coding sequence ATGTCGAAATTTGTATCGGGGCTGCTGGCCGTCGCATTGATGACCGCAGGATCCACGGCGCACGCGATGGGCCGGGTCATCTCGAACGATCTGTCCAACTGCCGCAGCGGTCCGTCGACGCTTGTTAAGATCGACGGGATCAAGGCGTCGAGCGGCAAGATTCGTGTGCAAAGCTATCGCGGAACGTCGGCCGACTGGCTGGAAAAGGGCCGCTGGCTCTCCCGCATCGAAGTGCCGGCGCGCGCCGGATCGATGACGATCTGCGTGCCGTTGCCCGAAGCGGGCGTGTACGGCATCGCCGTGCGTCATGACGTCAACGGCAACGGCAAGACCGACATCAGCAAGGATGGCGGCGGGATGTCGAACAATCCCAGCATCAACGTCTTCAACCTCGGCAAGCCGAGCTACAAAAAGACCGCCTTTTCGGTCGGCGATGCGCCGCGGACGATCTCCATCTCGATGAAATATATGTAA